CCGCATCGAGCACGGCAAGGGCCGCATGGAGGACCTGGACCTGCTCAACAGCGTGGCCGACAACATCCAGGGCCGCACCATCTGCGCGCTCGGCGATGCGGCGGCGATGCCGGTGCGGGCGATGCTCAAGCACTTCCGCGACGAGTTCGCCTACCACGTCGAACACAAGACCTGTCTGGTCCCTCAGCACGCCTGAGGACCGAACACCATGGCAATCGAAATCGAACTGGACGGCCAAAAGGTCGAGGTGCCCGAAGGCAGCATGGTGATGCATGCGGCCGACAAGGCCGGCACCTACATCCCGCACTTCTGTTACCACAAGAAGCTGTCCATCGCGGCCAACTGCCGCATGTGCCTGGTCGACGTCGAGAAGGCGCCCAAGCCCATGCCGGCCTGCGCCACGCCGGTCACGCAGGGCATGATCGTCCGCACCAAGAGCGACAAGGCGATCAAGGCGCAGCAGGGGGTGATGGAGTTCCTGCTCATCAACCACCCGCTGGACTGCCCGATCTGCGACCAGGGCGGCGAATGCCAGCTGCAGGACCTGGCGGTGGGCTACGGCGGCTCCTCCTCGCGCTACGCGGAGGAGAAGCGCGTGGTCTTCCACAAGGACCTCGGGCCCCTGGTGTCGGCGGCGGAGATGACCCGCTGCATCCACTGCACCCGCTGCGTGCGCTTTGGCCAGGAGATCGCCGGCGTGATGGAGCTGGGCATGCTCCACCGCGGCGAGCACTCCGAGATCACCACCTTCGTCGGCCAGACGGTGGACTCGGAGCTGTCGGGCAACATGATCGACCTGTGCCCGGTGGGCGCGCTGACCAGCAAGCCCTTCCGCTACCAGGCCCGCACCTGGGAGCTGTCGAGGCGCAAGAGCGTCAGCCCGCACGACTCGACCGGCGCCAACCTCGTGGTCCAGGTCAAGGGCGGCCGCGTCATGCGCGTGCTGCCGCTGGAGAACGAGGACGTCAACGAATGCTGGCTGGCCGACCGTGACCGCTTCAGCTACGAGGCGCTGAACGCGCCCGAGCGCCTGACCGCGCCGATGATCAAGCAGGGCGGCGAGTGGAAGACGGTGGATTGGACCACCGCGCTGGAGTTCGTCGCCAACGGCCTGAAGCAGATCGCCGCCGAGCACGGGCCGCAGTCGATCGGCGCGCTGGCCTCGCCGCACAGCACGCTGGAGGAGCTGCACCTGCTGGCCGAGTTCACCCGCGGGCTGGGCAGCGACAACCTCGACCACCGCCTGCGCCAGAGCGACCCGGCGTTGAAGGGCATCCAGTGGCTGGGCCAGCCCATCGCGGCGCTGTCGCAGCTCGACCGCGCCTTCGTCATCGGCAGCTTCCTGCGCAAGGACCATCCGCTGTTCGCCCAGCGCCTGCGCCAGGCCGCCCGCCGCGGCGCGCAGGTGCACAGCCTGCACGCGCTGCACGACGACTGGCTGATGCCGATGGCGTCCAGCCAGGCGGTGCCGCCGAGCGGTTGGCTGGCGGTGCTGGCCGACGTGGCCGCCGCGGTCGCCGCCGAGCGCGGCACCAGCGCGCCGGTGGCCGGCGGCGAAGCCAGCGACGCCGCACGCGCCGTCGCGCGCTCTCTGCTGGGCGGTCGCCGAAAGGCGGTGCTGCTGGGCAACGCGGTGCTGCAGCACCCGCAGGCCGCCGCGCTCGTCGCCCTGGCGCGCTGGATCGGCGAGCAATGCGACGCGCCCGTCGGCGCGTTCGGCGACGCGGCCAACGCGGTCGGCGCGCAGCTGCTCGGCGTGATGCCGCAGCGCGACGGCCTGGCCGCCGCCCAGATGCTGGCCGCCGACGGCGCGACGCCGAAGGCCTTCGTGCTGCTGGGCGTCGAGCCGGCCTTCGACGTCGCCGACCCGGCGGCCGCCCGGTCCGCCCTGCAGCGCGCCGAGATGGTGGTGCTGCTGACCCCGTTCGCCGACGCCGCGCTCGATGTCGCCGACGTGCTGCTGCCGGTGTCGCCCTTCAGCGAGACCGCGGGCAGCTTCGTCAACGCCGAAGGCCGGGTGCAGAGCTTCCACGGCGTGGTCAAGCCGCTGGGGGAGACCCGGCCCGGCTGGAAGGTGCTGCGCGTGCTGGGCAACCTGCTCGGCCTGCCCGGCTTCGCGCAGGAGAGCGCCGAGGACGTGCGCGCCGAGGCGCTGAAGCGCATCGGCGACATCGGCCAGCGCCTGGCCCCGACCGCGGCGCCGGCGCTGCCGGCCGCGGCGCAGCGCCCGCAGGCGGCCGCGCTGGAGCGCATCGCCGACGTGCCGCTGTACCAGGCCGACGCGCTGGTGCGCCGCTCGCCGCCGCTGCAGGCCACCGCCGACGCCCGCAGCGCGCGCGTGGTGCGCGTCGCCGCCGCCGACTGGGACCGCCTGGGCCTGGGCGCGGCCACCCGGGTCCGCGTGGGGCAGGGTGGGGCGAGCGTCGTGCTGCCCGCCGTCCGTGACGAGCGCCTGGCCGCCGGCGTGGTGCGGGTGCCGGCCGCGACGGCCGAGACCGCCCAGCTCGGCCCGATGTTCGGCCCCGTCACCGTGGAGGCTGCGGCGTGATCGATTCGTTCAACACCTTCGGCAGCGACCTGCTGGGCCCCGGCTGGCCGGTGGTCTGGAGCCTGCTCAAGATCGTGCTGCTGGTGGCGCCGCTGATGGGCTGCGTCGCCTACCTCACGCTGTGGGAGCGCAAGGCCATCGGCTGGTCGCAGATCCGCCCCGGCCCGAACCGGGTCGGGCCCTTCGGCCTGCTCACGCCCATCGCCGACGCGGTCAAGCTGATCTTCAAGGAGATCATCCGCCCGACCGCGGCCAACAAGGGCCTGTTCTTCCTCGGCCCGGTGATGACCATCATGCCGGCGCTGGCCGCCTGGGCGGTGGTGCCCTTCGGGCCGGACAAGGCGGTGGCCAACATCAACGCCGGCCTGCTGTTCCTGATGGCCATCACCTCGATGGAGGTGTACGGCGTGATCATCGCCGGCTGGGCCAGCAACTCGAAGTACGCCTTCCTGGGCGCGCTGCGCGCCTCGGCGCAGATGGTGTCCTACGAGATCGCCATGGGCTTCGCGCTGGTCGTGGTGCTGATGGTCAGCGGCACGCTGAACATGACCGGCATCGTCGAGGGCCAGCTGCGCGGCACCTTCGCCGACATGGGGCTGACCTTCCTGTCGTGGAACTGGCTGCCGCTGCTGCCCATCTTCGTCGTCTACTTCATCTCGGGCCTGGCGGAGACCAACCGCCATCCGTTCGACGTCGTCGAAGGCGAGTCGGAGATCGTCGCCGGCCACATGATCGAGTACTCGGGCATGGCCTTCGCGATGTTCTTCCTGGCCGAGTACGCCAACATGATCCTGGTCTCCGCGCTGGCGGTGACCCTGTTCCTCGGCGGCTGGTCGGCGCCGGTGAGCTTCGGCCTCCTCGGCATGGAGACGCCGGCCTTCTTCCGCGACACCGCCTGGTTATGGGACTGGTTCTGGCTCTTCGGCAAGACCTTCGTCGTCGTCACCCTGTTCCTGTGGGTGCGGGCCACCTTCCCGCGCTTCCGCTACGACCAGATCATGCGCCTGGGCTGGAAGATCTTCATCCCGGTGACGCTGGTGTGGCTGGTCGTGGTGGGCCTGTGGATGCAGACGCCCTTCAACATCTGGAAGTGATCAACATGTCGGCCGTCGCTTCGATCAAGGAGCTGCTGTCCAGCTTCATGCTGACCGAGCTCCTCAAGGGCATGGCGCTCACCGGGCGCCATTTCCTGTCGCGCAACATCACCATCCAATTCCCCGAGGAGAAGACGCCGCTGTCGCCGCGCTTCCGCGGGCTGCACGCGCTGCGCCGCTACGAGAACGGCGAGGAGCGCTGCATCGCCTGCAAGCTGTGCGAGGCGGTGTGCCCGGCGATGGCGATCACCATCGAGTCGGACGTGCGCGAGGACGGCGCGCGCAAGACCACGCGCTACGACATCGACCTCACCAAGTGCATCTTCTGCGGCTTCTGCGAGGAGAGCTGCCCGGTGGACTCCATCGTCGAGACGCACATCCTCGAGTACCACGGCGAGAAGCGCGGCGACCTGTACTTCACCAAGGACATGCTGCTGGCCGTGGGCGACCGCTACGAAAAAGAGATCGCCGCCAACAAGGAGGCCGACGCCCAGTACCGCTGAAGGCTGCCGCCCGGTGCCCGGGCCCGCGCAGGGCAGGGCGCACGGAGCGGTGGCGCGCGCGTGCGCGGCATCCGAAGAACATGAACACGACGACCGCTCTCTTCTACCTCTTCGCGGCAGTGCTGCTGCTCGCGTCTTTCCGCGTCATCACCGCGCGCAGCACGGTGCATGCCGCGCTGTTCCTGGTGCTGGCCTTCTTCAGCGCGTCCTGCGTGTGGATGCTGCTGCGGGCCGAGTTCCTGGCCATCGCGCTGGTGCTGGTCTACGTCGGCGCGGTGATGGTGCTGTTCCTGTTCGTGGTGATGATGCTGGACGTCAACACCGACCAGTTCCGCGAGGGCTTCTGGAAGCACTTCCCCGCCGCCGGCCTGGTCGGCGCGCTGATCGCACTCGAGATGGCGCTGGTGCTGATGGGCGGCTTCCGCCTGGCCGACGCCCCCGCGCTGCCGGCCGCGCAGGCCGAACTCGGCAACACCCGGCTGCTGGGCATCGAGGTCTACACCAGCTACCTCTACCCGTTGCAGATCGCCGCCGTGCTGCTGCTGGTGGCCATCATCGCCGCCATCGCGCTCACCCTGCGCCGGCGCAAGGACTCGCGTGCCATGGACCCGTCGCAGCAGGTGCGGGTGAAGAAGAGCGACCGCCTGCGCATCGTGCCGATGAAGGTAGAGCGGCCGATGCCGCCCGCCACGCCGCCCGCCGCGGGCGATGCCGGAAGGAGCCACTGATGCTGGGCCCCATCACCCTCGGCCACTTCCTGTCGCTCGGCGCCATCCTGTTCGCGCTGTCGGTCATCGGCATCTTCCTCAACCGCCGCAACCTGATCGTGCTGCTGATGGCCATCGAGCTGATGCTGCTGGCGGTCAACCTCAACTTCGTCGCCTTCTCGCACTACCTCGGCGACATGGCGGGGCAGGTGTTCGTCTTCTTCATCCTCACCGTGGCGGCGGCCGAGTCGGCGATCGGCCTGGCCATCCTGGTGGTGCTGTTCCGCAACCGCGCAACGATCGCGGTGGAGCAGTTGGACGAGCTGAAGGGCTGAGGACCACAAGAACATGGCATCCCAACTCTCCCAGACCCTGCTGCTCACGGTGCCGCTGGCGCCGCTGGTCGGCGCGATCGTCGCCGGCCTGGCCGGCCGCGTGGTCGGCCGCCGCGGCGCCCACCTCGTCACCATCCTCGGCGTGCTGGTCGCCTTCCTCGCCTCGGCGTCGGTGCTCCACAGCGTCGCCGTGGACGGCGCCCGCTACAACGAGACCGTCTACGAATGGATGACCGTGGGCGGCCTGCGCATGGAGGTCGGCTTCCTGGTCGACGGCCTGACGGCGATGATGATGTGCGTCGTCACCTTCGTCTCGCTGATGGTGCACATCTACACCATCGGCTACATGGAGGAGGACCCGGGCTATCAGCGCTTCTTCGCCTACATCAGCCTGTTCACCTTCTCGATGTTGATGCTCGTCATGAGCAACAACTTCCTGCAGCTGTTCTTCGGCTGGGAGGCGGTGGGCCTGGTCAGCTACCTGCTGATCGGCTTCTGGTTCAACAAGCCGACGGCGATCTTCGCCAACATGAAGGCCTTCCTGGTCAACCGGGTCGGCGACTTCGGCTTCATCCTGGGCATCGGCCTCATCGCCGCCTACGCCGGCACGCTGGACTACGCCGAGACCTTCGCCAAGGCCGGCGAGCTGGCCACGCTCGGCTTCCCGGGCACCGGCTGGGCGCTGATCACCGTCATCTGCGTCTGCCTGTTCATCGGCGCCATGGGCAAGAGCGCGCAGTTCCCGCTGCACGTCTGGCTGCCGGACTCGATGGAAGGCCCGACGCCGATCTCCGCGCTGATCCACGCCGCGACGATGGTGACGGCCGGCATCTTCATGGTGGCGCGCATGTCGCCGCTGTTCGAGCTGTCCGACGCCGCGCTGAACTTCGTGCTGGTGATCGGCGCCATCACGGCCCTGTTCATGGGCTTCCTCGGCATCATCCAGAACGACATCAAGCGGGTGGTGGCGTACTCAACGCTCAGCCAGCTCGGCTACATGACGGTGGCGCTCGGCGTCTCGGCCTACTCGGTCGGCGTCTTCCACCTGATGACGCACGCCTTCTTCAAGGCGCTGCTCTTCCTGGCCGCGGGCAGCGTGATCATCGGCATGCACCACGACCAGGACATCCGCAACATGGGCGGCCTGCGCAAGTACATGCCCATCACCTGGATCACCTCGCTGCTGGGCTCGCTGGCGCTGATCGGCACGCCGCTGTTCTCCGGCTTCTACAGCAAGGACTCGATCATCGAGGCGGTGCACGCCAGCGACCTGCCCAGCGCCGGCTTCGCCTACGTCGCGGTGGTGGCCGGGGTGTTCGTCACCGCGTTCTATTCCTTCCGCATGTACTTCCTGGTCTTCCACGGCCAGGAACGCTTCGGCCAGCACCATGCCGGCGACCACCACAGCGACGAGGAACCGGACCACCACGCCGCCCACGCCGATGACCATGGTGAGCATCATGGCCTGGCCCCCGGCCAGAAGCCGCACGAATCGCCCTGGGTGGTGTGGCTGCCGCTGGTGCTGCTGGCCGTCCCGTCGGTGGTCATCGGCCACCTCACCATCGGCCCGCTGCTGTACGGCGACTTCCTCAAGGACGCGATCACCGTCGACACCACCCGCCATCCGGCGATGAAGGAACTGGCCGAGGCCTTCCACGGCGCTGGCGCCATGGCGCTGCACGGCCTGTCGACGTTGCCCTTCTGGCTGGCGCTGGCCGGCGTGGTCGTGGCCTGGTTCTTCTACCTGATCAAGCCCGGCATCCCGGCGGCCATCGGCCGCGCGCTGCGCCCTCTGGTCGTGGTGCTCGAGAACAAGTACTACCTCGACTGGTTCAACGAGAACGTGCTCGCCCGGCTCGCCCGCGGGCTGGGCTTCGGCCTGTGGAAGGGCGGCGACGGCGGCGTCATCGACGGCGTGTTCGTCAACGGCTCGGCCCGCCTGGTCGGCGGCGTCGCCCGGCTGACGCGCCACCTGCAGAGCGGCCACCTGTACTGGTACGCGCTGGTGATGATCCTCGGCGTGTTCGTCTTCATGACCTGGCAACTTTGGCCCGGGCTGCCCGGCCTGGCCGGCCGCTGACCGGCGGCGGCGGAGAACAACAACATGGGTCTTCTGAGTCTTTCGATCTGGCTGCCCATCGTCGCCGGCGGGCTGCTGCTGGGCCTGGGCCGCGAGGGCCATGAGCGCGCCACGCGCTGGCTTGCCCTGGCGGCCGCGGTGGCCGGCTTCCTCGTCACGCTGCCCATCGTCGGCGGCTTCGACAACGGCACCGCGGCGCTGCAGTTCCAGGAGGATTTCGCCTGGATCGACCGCTTCAACGTGCGCTACCACCTCGGCGTGGACGGCCTGTCGATGTGGTTCGTGCCGCTGACGGCCTTCATCACCGTCATCGTGGTCATCGCGGCCTGGGAGGTGGTCACCGACCGCGCCCACCAGTACCTCGGCGCCTTCCTCATCCTGTCGGGGCTGATGATCGGCGTGTTCTGCGCGGCCGACGGCCTGCTGTTCTACGTCTTCTTCGAGGCCACGCTGATCCCGATGTACATCATCATCGGCGTCTGGGGCGGCCCGCGGCGGGTGTACGCGGCGTTCAAGTTCTTCCTCTACACGCTGCTCGGCTCGCTGCTGATGCTGGTGGCGCTGCTGTACCTCTACTACAAGAGCGGCGGCAGCTTCGACATCGCCACCTGGCACACCACGCCGCTGCCGCTGACGGCGCAGGTCCTGCTGTTCTTCGCCTTCTTCGCCGCCTTCTCGGTGAAGGTGCCGATGTGGCCGGTCCACACCTGGCTGCCCGACGCCCACGTCGAAGCGCCCACTGGCGGTTCGGTGGTGCTGGCGGCCATCATGCTGAAGCTGGGCGCCTACGGCTTCCTGCGCTTCTCGCTGCCGATCGCGCCCGACGCGGCGCGTGAGTACGCCTGGCTGATGATCGGCCTCAGCCTCACCGCCGTCGTCTACATCGGGCTGGTGGCGCTGGTGCAGACGGACATGAAGAAGCTGGTGGCCTATTCGTCCATCGCGCACATGGGGTTCGTGACCCTGGGCTTCTTCATCTTCAACGACCTGGGCGTGGCCGGCGGGCTGGTGCAGATGATCAGCCACGGCTTCGTCTCCGGCGCCATGTTCCTGTGCATCGGCGTGCTCTACGACCGGGTGCACAGCCGCGAGATCGCGTCCTACGGCGGCGTGGTCAACACCATGCCGAAGTTCGCCGCCTTCGCGGTGCTGTTCGCCATGGCCAACTGCGGCCTGCCCGGCACCGCCGGCTTCGTCGGCGAGTGGATGGTCATCCTCGGCGCCGTGGGCGCCAACTTCTGGCTCGGCCTGATCGCCGCCACCACGCTGATCTTCGGCGCCGCGTACACGCTGTGGATGGTCAAGCGGGTGTACTTCGGGGCCCCGGCCAACGACGACGTGCGCGCGCTCACCGACCTCAACGCCCGCGAGTTCCTGATGCTCACCCTGCTGGCCGTGGCGGTCCTGGCCATGGGCCTGTACCCCAAGCCCTTCACCGACGCGATGCAGGCCTCGGTCACCGAGCTGCTGCGCCACGTCGCGGTCTCCAAGCTATGAACCCCATCAACTGGCTGCTCGGCAGCCCGCAGATCCTGCTGCTGGTGCTCACCTGCGCGGTGGCGCTGGTCGACCTCGGCGTGACCGACGAGAAGCGGCGGC
The sequence above is a segment of the Aquabacterium sp. J223 genome. Coding sequences within it:
- the nuoG gene encoding NADH-quinone oxidoreductase subunit NuoG, with translation MAIEIELDGQKVEVPEGSMVMHAADKAGTYIPHFCYHKKLSIAANCRMCLVDVEKAPKPMPACATPVTQGMIVRTKSDKAIKAQQGVMEFLLINHPLDCPICDQGGECQLQDLAVGYGGSSSRYAEEKRVVFHKDLGPLVSAAEMTRCIHCTRCVRFGQEIAGVMELGMLHRGEHSEITTFVGQTVDSELSGNMIDLCPVGALTSKPFRYQARTWELSRRKSVSPHDSTGANLVVQVKGGRVMRVLPLENEDVNECWLADRDRFSYEALNAPERLTAPMIKQGGEWKTVDWTTALEFVANGLKQIAAEHGPQSIGALASPHSTLEELHLLAEFTRGLGSDNLDHRLRQSDPALKGIQWLGQPIAALSQLDRAFVIGSFLRKDHPLFAQRLRQAARRGAQVHSLHALHDDWLMPMASSQAVPPSGWLAVLADVAAAVAAERGTSAPVAGGEASDAARAVARSLLGGRRKAVLLGNAVLQHPQAAALVALARWIGEQCDAPVGAFGDAANAVGAQLLGVMPQRDGLAAAQMLAADGATPKAFVLLGVEPAFDVADPAAARSALQRAEMVVLLTPFADAALDVADVLLPVSPFSETAGSFVNAEGRVQSFHGVVKPLGETRPGWKVLRVLGNLLGLPGFAQESAEDVRAEALKRIGDIGQRLAPTAAPALPAAAQRPQAAALERIADVPLYQADALVRRSPPLQATADARSARVVRVAAADWDRLGLGAATRVRVGQGGASVVLPAVRDERLAAGVVRVPAATAETAQLGPMFGPVTVEAAA
- the nuoH gene encoding NADH-quinone oxidoreductase subunit NuoH, with protein sequence MIDSFNTFGSDLLGPGWPVVWSLLKIVLLVAPLMGCVAYLTLWERKAIGWSQIRPGPNRVGPFGLLTPIADAVKLIFKEIIRPTAANKGLFFLGPVMTIMPALAAWAVVPFGPDKAVANINAGLLFLMAITSMEVYGVIIAGWASNSKYAFLGALRASAQMVSYEIAMGFALVVVLMVSGTLNMTGIVEGQLRGTFADMGLTFLSWNWLPLLPIFVVYFISGLAETNRHPFDVVEGESEIVAGHMIEYSGMAFAMFFLAEYANMILVSALAVTLFLGGWSAPVSFGLLGMETPAFFRDTAWLWDWFWLFGKTFVVVTLFLWVRATFPRFRYDQIMRLGWKIFIPVTLVWLVVVGLWMQTPFNIWK
- the nuoI gene encoding NADH-quinone oxidoreductase subunit NuoI → MSAVASIKELLSSFMLTELLKGMALTGRHFLSRNITIQFPEEKTPLSPRFRGLHALRRYENGEERCIACKLCEAVCPAMAITIESDVREDGARKTTRYDIDLTKCIFCGFCEESCPVDSIVETHILEYHGEKRGDLYFTKDMLLAVGDRYEKEIAANKEADAQYR
- a CDS encoding NADH-quinone oxidoreductase subunit J; translated protein: MNTTTALFYLFAAVLLLASFRVITARSTVHAALFLVLAFFSASCVWMLLRAEFLAIALVLVYVGAVMVLFLFVVMMLDVNTDQFREGFWKHFPAAGLVGALIALEMALVLMGGFRLADAPALPAAQAELGNTRLLGIEVYTSYLYPLQIAAVLLLVAIIAAIALTLRRRKDSRAMDPSQQVRVKKSDRLRIVPMKVERPMPPATPPAAGDAGRSH
- the nuoK gene encoding NADH-quinone oxidoreductase subunit NuoK, which encodes MLGPITLGHFLSLGAILFALSVIGIFLNRRNLIVLLMAIELMLLAVNLNFVAFSHYLGDMAGQVFVFFILTVAAAESAIGLAILVVLFRNRATIAVEQLDELKG
- the nuoL gene encoding NADH-quinone oxidoreductase subunit L, coding for MASQLSQTLLLTVPLAPLVGAIVAGLAGRVVGRRGAHLVTILGVLVAFLASASVLHSVAVDGARYNETVYEWMTVGGLRMEVGFLVDGLTAMMMCVVTFVSLMVHIYTIGYMEEDPGYQRFFAYISLFTFSMLMLVMSNNFLQLFFGWEAVGLVSYLLIGFWFNKPTAIFANMKAFLVNRVGDFGFILGIGLIAAYAGTLDYAETFAKAGELATLGFPGTGWALITVICVCLFIGAMGKSAQFPLHVWLPDSMEGPTPISALIHAATMVTAGIFMVARMSPLFELSDAALNFVLVIGAITALFMGFLGIIQNDIKRVVAYSTLSQLGYMTVALGVSAYSVGVFHLMTHAFFKALLFLAAGSVIIGMHHDQDIRNMGGLRKYMPITWITSLLGSLALIGTPLFSGFYSKDSIIEAVHASDLPSAGFAYVAVVAGVFVTAFYSFRMYFLVFHGQERFGQHHAGDHHSDEEPDHHAAHADDHGEHHGLAPGQKPHESPWVVWLPLVLLAVPSVVIGHLTIGPLLYGDFLKDAITVDTTRHPAMKELAEAFHGAGAMALHGLSTLPFWLALAGVVVAWFFYLIKPGIPAAIGRALRPLVVVLENKYYLDWFNENVLARLARGLGFGLWKGGDGGVIDGVFVNGSARLVGGVARLTRHLQSGHLYWYALVMILGVFVFMTWQLWPGLPGLAGR
- a CDS encoding NADH-quinone oxidoreductase subunit M encodes the protein MGLLSLSIWLPIVAGGLLLGLGREGHERATRWLALAAAVAGFLVTLPIVGGFDNGTAALQFQEDFAWIDRFNVRYHLGVDGLSMWFVPLTAFITVIVVIAAWEVVTDRAHQYLGAFLILSGLMIGVFCAADGLLFYVFFEATLIPMYIIIGVWGGPRRVYAAFKFFLYTLLGSLLMLVALLYLYYKSGGSFDIATWHTTPLPLTAQVLLFFAFFAAFSVKVPMWPVHTWLPDAHVEAPTGGSVVLAAIMLKLGAYGFLRFSLPIAPDAAREYAWLMIGLSLTAVVYIGLVALVQTDMKKLVAYSSIAHMGFVTLGFFIFNDLGVAGGLVQMISHGFVSGAMFLCIGVLYDRVHSREIASYGGVVNTMPKFAAFAVLFAMANCGLPGTAGFVGEWMVILGAVGANFWLGLIAATTLIFGAAYTLWMVKRVYFGAPANDDVRALTDLNAREFLMLTLLAVAVLAMGLYPKPFTDAMQASVTELLRHVAVSKL